CTTAACCCCAGCGAGAAGGCGATATAGATCGCCGTGGCGAGCACCGCAGCGATGACCCCCATAACCCAGATCGGCACGGTAAAGCGCGGCGCCTCGTCAGCGGCGACCACGCCGCGCCAGTTGGGCGACAGCGGCGCGTCCTCGGCATCGGCGTCACGCAGGAAGCGGGCCGCGGCGACACGCACGGCATTGAGCGACCTGTCGCCCGAACGGCCCGGCACCCGGTACTTGCCGCGGAAGCCCAGCGCCATGCAGTGATACTGCAGTTCCAGCATTTCCTTGTCGCGGTTGGGGTGACGTTCGAGCTCCTCCAGGCGCGAGAAGAACTGGGCACCGGCATCGACGTCGCCGCGCAACATGACAACCAATGGTTGCCGCGGCCAGGCGCTCGAGCCGCCCCACGGCGTGTTCAGCGCGAGATCGTCGAGCAAGGCTGCCACCGCCCATGCGGCCTGATCCGCTCGCTCGACCGACGATCCGGCGGCAACGGCGGCATCGCGCCCGCGCACCAGTTCTTCCTGCAGGCGGGTGCGAAGGTGCTCCGGGTTCTCGGGCGGCAGTGCGTTTTCGAGTTCGGGCGCGAATTCCAGCAGGGCCGAAAACGCATTGACCAGTGTGTTTGGATGGGCGCGCGAGCGCTTCAGCGGCGCGGACGAAAACGGCATCGGCATGCGCGGCTGCGGCGTGCCGACCATGCGTATCCGGGTACGCTCACGATCCTCCGACAAGCCGAAAGGATCGTCTTGGCTCATCGCGTCACCTGTTCACCGAATAGCAATCGACCTGCGGCTCGCTCGGCAGCACGCCGGAAACGCCAATGACGAATCCGGGTGCATCGAGGAGGGAGGCCCAGTGCTCGCTTCTTTGATCCAGTTCAAGGCAAAGGCGGTCGCCGTCATAGGGGATCTCGCGCGGCTGCGAATGCAACGGCTTGAGCGGAATGCCCGGCAGGCGTGACTTCCACAGGCCTTCGAATTCGCTTGCCGCGCCCACGGTCGCCTGGTTGACGAAGATCTTGCGCAACGCGTCCTCCGACAGTTCGGAGCCGACGCGGATGACGATGCGGCTGGCGACAAGCAGCTTCGGGTTGTCGATGCGCACCTTCCACACATTGGTCGAGTGGCGCATGACGGGCAATGCCCGCGATTTCGGCTCGACATAACGCAGGCTGAGGATCAGCGAGCGCAACGTGTCGGCAAGCGCCGAATAGGCCGGACCCGGCGCCATGT
The nucleotide sequence above comes from Aminobacter aminovorans. Encoded proteins:
- the icmH gene encoding type IVB secretion system protein IcmH/DotU is translated as MSQDDPFGLSEDRERTRIRMVGTPQPRMPMPFSSAPLKRSRAHPNTLVNAFSALLEFAPELENALPPENPEHLRTRLQEELVRGRDAAVAAGSSVERADQAAWAVAALLDDLALNTPWGGSSAWPRQPLVVMLRGDVDAGAQFFSRLEELERHPNRDKEMLELQYHCMALGFRGKYRVPGRSGDRSLNAVRVAAARFLRDADAEDAPLSPNWRGVVAADEAPRFTVPIWVMGVIAAVLATAIYIAFSLGLSNQAVQLSALVRALPPADRAEVLRTTPKAEAPPVETVDFALLPEFAAATPEGLRPALKGAESVSLARLVIQASNPELFQSSRAELTDGFQPLIEAIAKVIVENQELIGNVTIVGHTDGIPLQRTNPLSTNQRLSEARAATIADMLVRNGVPRERVRSEGRAATDPVADDGTREGRALNRRVEVLVEKRL